TTGCAGTCCGAACTTTCGCACCTGGCTGCGCTCGGAATCGTCGTCTCAACAGACGAAAAACAGTGGGCCGTGTCTCTTGAGGGCTCTCAACGCTGGCGCGAAGCCCTGGAAGGAAGGCTTTTCGGTGTCACCCATTTCTGATTGGTCACGGCGCACAAACGACTTTGGCATCTTTGCGGGCACGGACCCTGGGCCGAAGCCTCTCGAAGTGGCAGGAGGGTCGATTCCTTCTAAAAGGATGTCGACACGCCGAACGTCATGCTCCAATGCATGCATTAAGTGCGACAGCATGTCGGCCATGAGCGCAGTTCAAGGACGGGCCCGCAGAAGCCGGGAAGCACTGCCAACGGTGTCGCTGCAGGCTCGAGTCTCCCCGGATGTTCGGGCTGAGATCGAGGCAGCTGCTGCTGCAAGTGGAGTATCGCTTGCTTACTACCTAGACGCGTTCTTCAAGTTGCAGGTCGACGCCTTTGGGTCCCTGCCCATAGTTCCGTCGCCGCGCCCACAGCTGGAGGAACTGCCCATCGCAGACGTCGCTTAACGAGTAAGAGCCCGTCGTTTTCACGACGGGCTCTTCAAGATTCGTAGCTCAGAACCCACGAAGCCGCCAAGCAAGCGGTTCGAGCTAATCCAGTTCAAGTACCGGTAATCAGCCGGGCCTTTCGCCTACCCCACAGGGTCTCACCTGAGGAGATGACGCCATCGTAACGCGTCTGCGTCCCAACGCGCTATCTGCGTACCCGAAAACTTCCGGCGAGTCGTCATTAGTGTCGGCTGCGTGGGAGCTTTCGCGTGTGCTTTCTCCGCGGGATCGGGTGCGTGTGATGAAGCGCGACGCGTACGGATGTCTGGATGAGAACTCCTATCCCCTGTTCCACCAGGTCGGCCCCACTCCCCCATCCACGCCGTGGGCTATCCGCCTGGCGGATACCACAGGCCTGTACCGGCTGCTGTGCTTTGACTTTGACGGTAAGGAAGGCGGCGGCGTCTCTGTCGAGTTGATGGAACGAGCAGTAGACGACTGCGACGAGCTTTCCGCACTCCTGAACGCCCATGACGTTGCGCACGTCGTGTGCCAGTCCTCCGGCACGGGTGGTCGACACATCTGGGTCGCGCCCCGTGACGGCGCCCCCGCGGATCTCGTGGGAGCGCTTGCCCGCGCAGCCCGTGCCCGCTTCCGGACTCTGGATCATGGGATGCTCTGCAATCCGGCCGAGGGTGCCGCACGTCCCCCGCTGTCGCCCCACCGTGACGGTTCCACCTCCACCCTTCTCCGGGGCTCCCTAGAGGCGCTGACGGGTCGCCAGGCAACCACGGCTGGCCTGGCTGGTGTGCTGGAGGCACTCGAAGCGCTTCGGCCGGCGTTGCGCGCTCAGGACAGTGCCCCGTCGGGGCCGGTCAACACTGGCCACCGGCCGCACCGGCGCTTGAGCCGTCAGGGCGAGGCGCATATGGGCACGATCAATGGGGGTTCTAACCCGTCCTGGACCGGGTTCATGTGCCTGCTGTCCGCCGCGGTCGCTGGTTGGACTCTCCGGGACGTTGAGCACGCCGTCAGGACAGCTCCAGGGATGGAGCACTACCGGACGAAGAACACCGGCCGCGGCGGCCGACGCAAGCGTGACCCTCGGGAAGCTCACGCGCGCATGGAACGACAATGGGACAAGGCGCAGCAGTACGCGGCCCTGTACCGGCCGCTCCCGGCCGAACAGGAGCCCCGTGACTACACAGAGCTGATCGGAATCGTCGACAGCGTCGAGCATCTCCTGACCCGGCTCCGAGTCACTCCCGGCCGGTGGACCCGCACTGAGGCCGCCCACTCCCAGGTCAGCGTCTTACAAGCGGTCGCGTTTCTGACCCTCCAAACCGGCAAACGGGTCGTCGCGGCGTCCATCCGAGACCTCGCCCTGATGACCGGCCTTGGCCGCACCACCGCAGCCACTGCCCTGCACGCTCTTCAAGTGGCCGGCTTCGTTCAGCACGTCACGGGTGCTGAACAGGGCAACGCCGCTGAATGGCGGCTTACCCCGCCGCTTTCCACAGGTGACAACAGAGTCCGGTCACAACCATTTAATAACCCCCGCCCCCCTACGGGGCTTTTCGACAAACGTGCGGAATTGATGATGGTTTTGGAGAACACGCTCCTAGATGTCAGGCATGATCTTTTTACTCGCGCCGGTCTTGGACACTTGGCAGGCAGGACTTACGCGCTCCTGCGACAGCATCCCGCTATGACAGTCGATTCAGCAGCTGCACTACTGGGAGTTACCGCGCGACACACAGCGACAATCCTGAGCAGACTGCGTAGACACCGGCTCATCATCAGGCATGGCGCTGGCTGGGCCCGCAGCAAGCAAGACCTACGGGGACGAGCTGCACGGACGGTTGGTGTTGCTGGGTACCTGGTTGATCGAGGGCATCGGTATTGGGTCGAGCGCGAGACTTGGCAGTGGTGGTTGGCAGAACTAACCACCATGAACTCCTCCCCCGGGTCCCGTCCGAGACGCCAGCACGTCAGCAGCCGTCCACTTTTCGAAGCCGAAACAAACGGTGAACGCGTCTGGCCCCGATACCCCCGGTCTGCTGATCGTCGAGCCGATCACAAAAGCGCTCGTTCTCTCGTGTTCGATGGCGTGCTGAATCCGGCGAGTCGATTCCAATATCTCGGCGATGCAGCGTAGGCACCAGGTTGATTACTTGTAATGACAGTAATGCGGGTAATAGCGCTATTGACGCCAATGTGATGAATGGCCAGCACGGCGTGGCATCGACGGGAATTTGCTAATCGCGTCAATACTGTTTTTAGTCTTTATGGAGGTAATGACAACAATGACTGTAAATGTAATCGACCGAGGCGCCCTGGAACGAGTCATCGCGGTGATTAATGGAAAAGGTGGGGTGCTCAAGACCACATTGACGGCGAACGTCGCCGGCCTTCTGGCGACTAGCGGGTATCGCGTTCTTGTTGTGGATTTGGACCCGCAAGGCAACCTGGCGGAAGACTTGGGCTACACGGATGACTCGCGGGACGACAAAGGTCGAAGTCTTGCTCAAGCGTTGATGTTTGGTGGGGGAGCGGCGCCGGTCGTGGGTGTCCGACCGAACCTCGACGTGCTGGTCGGCGGATCCGTATTGGATCAGGCGACGGCCGGCTTATCGTCTCGAGCGAATAAGGATCCCGATGGCGCCAAACTCGCTCTAGCGCAGCTGCTTGTTCCCCTGGCGGGGGACTACGACATGATCCTGATCGATTGCCCTCCCGGGGACGAGACGCTGCAAACGGCGGCGGTCGCAGCGGCACGGTGGGCACTCGTTCCGGTAAAGACGGACAAATCCAGTCGGAAGGGCTTAGGGGCGGTCGCTGCGAGGCTCGACGCTGTTCTAGCGATCAATCCGACTCTTGACCTCCTCGGTGTGGTTCTTACTGCGGTGGGATCTGGTGCAACGGCCGTGCAGCGTGAAGCGCGTGAGCAGATTGCCGCGTTGTTCAACTCTGACCACGACGTGGTGTTCACGGCAACGGTCAGGCACAGTGAGGCGACGGCGCAGGCAACTCGTGAGCGGGGCCTTTTGGTGCATGAGCTTGATGAGCAGGTCCGGAAAGGGCCGAAATGGTACGAGATCAGGCGGGGAGACGCGAAGGCGCAGGCGCAGGCGCCTCGGAGCGCATCGTCGGTGGCTGATGATTTGCAGGCGGTCGCGCAAGAAATTGTCTTCCGGATGACTGCTGCAGAAGCTTTGGAGGTGACCGCATGAGCGAAACCCCGGACCGCGCGATCACGGGCCTTTCCCCTCGTGGGGCTGCCCCGGACTTTTCCCGGCTGCAACGCCGGAACAGACCCGTCGTGCCAGAACCCGCAGTCGTCGAAGTGGAACTCATCGAGGAGCCTCCGCCGCCACCGGTGCTCACATCAGAGTTGCCCGCACCGGATCTGCCCGCAGCCGTGCCGACTGTCGTGTCGAAGTTGGCGGTGACGGAGCGGGAGAGGGTAACGACGTATCTGGATGGGCGTCTTCGTGCGCGGGCGAGGGAGGCGTACCGGGCAACGAGCCATCTCGAGGGCGACAAGAGCTGGTCCGATTTTGTGGAGCGGGCAATTCTTGCTGAAGTCACCCGGCGCGAAGCCGCCCATAATGACGGCCGTCCGTATGCCGGTGACGAAACCCCTTTGTCTCCTGGGAGACCGCTCAAGTAATCCGGTCCCGGATTCGATTTGGAGCAGGACAGAAACAACGATCGACAGGGGCGCCCGGGCGGAAAGTCCTCGTCGCTTCCACCCCCGCTATCTGACCTCCGATAATGGTCCTTATCGGAAATATCCCGTCTTGTGCCCGTTGTCCGGCGGGACAGGGCCCGGAGGGCCGCACCGATGATTGCCGTGCGAAAAGGGGCGGGGGAGTGGGTGACGTCCCCACGGTCGTGGTGTGGCAGGGCGACTTTCCGTCGGCGGTCCTCCCGCCGCGACCCGCGGTCGAGCGGAAGACAACCCCGGCGCTTCAGTGGGAGCATCTCCTGGTTTTTTAGTCAGGGTCGGCGGATCAGGCCTGATCGGGTGAAGACGTCGATGCAGGTGGGTCGGCGACGGTTGTGGTCGATGGTTTCGGCGAGGAAGGTTTCGAACTCGGTTGCGGCGTCTGGGCCGGCGTGGGTGGCTGCGGTGCGGAGGGCTTTGAGGATGTTGGCTGCGGTTTTGTAGTTCCGTTTGTCGGTGATGGTGAGAGTGTCGGTGACGAGGTGGCGGTAGATCGGGAGTGTGTCGGCGGGGTGGTTGAGGGCGTGCCGATCGCAGAGGTTCAGCCAGAGGGTGAGGTGCAGGAGGGACGTGGTGTGGGCGGTGGCGAATTCCCAGGCTTGGTCGACACGGTTTTCGTCGAGAAGGTACGCGGTGTAACCGGGGGCGTCGTGTTCCGCGAGGCGCGCTTCAGCGGCGTTTTGTTCCTGCTGCCAGACACCCGTCTGCTCGGCGGTGTGTCGCAGGCTCGCGAATGAGGTCGCGGTGGGGAAGCGGGTGAACCAGTCGCGGCGTATGGTGACGGCCCGTTCGGTGTCGTCCCGGTTGAAGGCGTCCGTGACGAGGAAGGTGGCCAGGGCGGTATCCCAGCCGCGCTGATCCATGACGACGCCGTGCTTGGCGTAGGTGACGGCGTCCTCGTGGAGGCCGGCTTCTTCCAGGTCGTTGACCAGGCGTAGCGCGCGCATGGGGTTCTCTGGCTCGCCGCCGTGCGCGGTGAGGATCGCGTCCCGGTCACGGTCAAGGACCGCAAGGCGTGTGAGGGGGTAGGAACCGTGCGGGCCGAGGTTCAGCCCGGTAACCGCGTGCCGGTAGTGTTCGACGCTTTTCTGGGTGAGCCCTGGGGCGTAGGCGATGATGTCGGGGTCGAAGAAGTCCTGGGTTCCGCCGTACCGGTAGGCGATGATCCAACGGATGAGGCGTGTTTGTTCGGCCTGGCTGAGCGGGGGAGCGCGGTGCGGGTGGCGGTGGCATGCGCGTGCAGAAGCGTGGTGATGATGTCGCCTTGAGCACCGGAGGAGTCATCGGATTTTAAGATCGCCCGTGTGCCAAGGGTGATGGCCCGTTCAATGACTGGGATCAGGGGTGCTGTGCCGCGGGTGGCGGCGTCTGCGAGCAGTTCGACGGTGTCGAAGCAGTTGTCCGCGTACTCGTTCGCCTGCCGGTAGTCGTAGAACCTCCGTCGCGGCGTCATTAGCTGATCCACGATCGCACGCAGGTCTACGGGATCGCGCCGTCGGGCTGCGCGTTGCACGGCTAACCAGTCGCCGAGCCCTGCCACGCGGGTGGCGGCCGCAGCGATGACATCTCGAAGCTCGTCGGCGTCGAGGTCATCAAGCCACATGGTGTCGGACGGTGCCGGATCGGGTGTGCCCACCCGCCCATTCTCGCCGATCCCGGGGCTGCTGTCGCGTTCACGCTGACTCCATCCAGGGTGGGGCCTTGACCCTGGATTTTGGACACGCTGATTCCAGCACGCTGCTGGGGAAGCGAGAATTCAAGGATGGCAAGGAAGAATTACACGGATGAGTTTCGTCGGCGGGCGGTGGAGTTGTATGAGTCGGCGCCGGGCGCGACGCTCAAGGGCATCGCCGTCGATCTCGGGATCTCCCGCGGTGCGTTGAAGGAATGGGTCGGCAACCTCGGCTCCGGGATGATCACCGTTGGTGCGTCGACGGTGTCGACGGCGGGGCGGCCGGAGTCGCAGTCGGCGCGGATCGTGCGCCTCGAGGCGGAGAACGTCGCGTTGACGGCCGAGGCTCGCAAGCTGGCGACGGAGCGGGACATTCTGCGTCAGGCGGCGAAGTATTTCGCCGGGGAGACGAACTGGTGAACCGCTTCCAGTTCGTCGAGGATCACAAGGACGCCTATGGCGTGAAGCGGTTGTGTGAGGTTATCGAGGTCGCCCGGTCATCGTTTTACGCGTGGCTCGCCGCCGCGCCGGGACGGTCAGCGAGAGTAGCGGCGGACGAGGTGTTGGCCGAACGGATCCGGGTGGTGCAGGACCCGGAGCAGGGCGGAGATCGTGCCTACGGGGCACCCAGGGTCACTGCTGACCTCAACGAGGGCGCGGCGCCCGAGGAGCGGGTGAACCGCAAACGCGTCGCGAGGGTGATGCGGGAGCACCAGTTGGCCGGGATCCGGCTGCGCCGCCGGGTCACGACGACGATCCCTGACCAGTCAGGGCGGCGGTTCCCTGATCTGGTCCAGCGGGACTTCACCGCGGCTGAGCCGAACCAGCGGTATGTGGGCGACATTACCTACCTGCCGATCGGTGACGGCAGCAACCTCTACCTCGCGACCGTGATCGACCTGTGTTCCCGCAAGCTCGCGGGTTGGCAGATCGCGGACCACATGCGCGTCGGGCTCGTCGAAGACGCCCTCCACGTCGCGGCCCACGACCGCGGCAGTCTCGCTGGCGCGGTGTTTCACAGCGACCACGGGTCGGTGTACACCTCGAAGGCCTACGTGACCCTCTGCAAGGAGTTGAAGGTGACCCAGTCGATGGGCGGGATCGGGTCAAGCGCCGACAACTCGCTCGCGGAGAGCTTCAACGCGACCCTCAAACGCGAGCTCCTTGAAGGCCGGCCGACGTTCCCCGACCAGGGCACCGCGTACCGGGCCGTGTTCCGGTGGGCGAACCGCTACAACACCCGCCGCCGCCACTCCGCGATCGGCAACATCAGCCCGAACGCCTACGAAGCAGCCCTGTCCGCTAGCCTCACCGAAGCGGCATAACCGAAATGACACCGTGTCCACAATCCGGGGCCAAGGCCCGTGGGGTGAGTGTCTAGGCGGGGATTCGTCGCTCCCGGAGTTCTTGCCAATAACAGCCGGGTTGCCGTCGTCGGGTAGAGAAAATATTGCCCGGACGGTGCAGGCCCTTTCATCCCGACCGTGCCCGCGTCGAGGTAGTGAGTTCCGGCGCGGCTCAGCCCTCGAAGCGGCCCCGCTGCGCGACCTCAACCTGTCACCTAACCGTGCAGCAGCCCCGTCTACGTCGATCATCTCGAGTGTGGCATCAAGTCATGAGGGATCTCGGGCGGTTTCTACCGGTCGTTGCGAATCTTCGAGAAGGAGATTCACATGCCCCGTGGTGGAGCGAACCGTGCCAGTCTCGCCGTGAAGCGGCGGTACTTCGAGCTGATCAGGCAAGGCCTGTCCGGCTATGCCGCGTCGACGGAGGTGGGTGTGTCGCTCAGTTGCGGGTCGTTGTGGTTCATCGACGCTGGCAGCGTGCACGTCCACGAAATTGCCCCCGTCAATCCTCGATACTTCAGCCAGGACGACCGGATTGAGATTGCTGAGGGGCTTGCTGCTGGTGAAGCGGTGAAAGGCATCGCGGCACGGATCGGCAAGAGCTTCCAGAGCGTGTATCGGGAGATCTCGAGGAACCGGAAAGAGAACGGCCGCTACCAGCCGTGGTTCGCCCACAACCAGGCGCACCAGCGACGCCGCCGACCCCGCCGCCGACTATTTGAGGCTGATCTCAAACTTCGGGAGGTGATCGCTCAGAAGCTGCAGAAGCGGTGGTCGCCGGAGCAGATCAGTCGTTGGCTCAAGCGCCGGTATCCTCGCCGGCCGGGCTGGCATGTCTGCCACGAGACAATTTACGACGGCATCTATCGAAGCCTGATCGTCCCGGCAAACCCCGCGAATCTGCGGACCGCACGTGTGTATCGGCACCAGCACGGCCGGGGACGCTCGAGGACGGGGTCCCTGAAACAATCCACGACGATGAAGTCGATCCACGACCGGCCCGCGCATGTTGAGTCCCGCCGGTACGCCGGTAGCTGGGAGGGTGACCTCATCATCGGTGCGTGGCAACGATCCTCGATCATTACGCTCATTGACCGGCGCACCCGCGTGACAAAACTTGTCCGTGTGGGGGATGACCATTCCGCCCAGACCGTCGGGGATGCTCTGATCAGTGCGTTCCGACACTTGCCTGCAAGCCTGAGACGCACGCTGACGTGGGATCAGGGCAATGAACTGTTCCACCACCCCCGGATCGAGGAAGCTACCGGGATCAAGATTTACTTCGCGGACGCGCACTCGCCCTGGCAACGCGGCTCCAACGAGAACCTCAACGGGCTCCTCCGGCAATATTTTCCGAAAGGAACCGATCTCAGTCAATGGTCCCAGGAGCACCTCGACAGTGTCGCCCAGGAACTGAACGACAGGCCGCGGAAGGTCCTCGGAGACCTCACCCCACACCAGGCCATGCGACGCTTAGGACACACGAAACGAACACACCTCATTCGCAACGACCGCTAGAAACCGCCCCGTCATGGGGCTGTTCAAAAACGAAGCGATCCGCAACGGCTCACCGTTCCGGACGGGCGCCCTTAAGGGCCTCGCGGACGTCGAAGAAGTCACCTTCGACTGGGTCTCCTGGTACAACAACGACCGCCTGCACTCGTTCCTCGGCGACGTTCCGCCCGATGAATTCGAGGCCAACTATTACGCTGGTAAAACCGGCCCGTCAGCCGACGAAGCCGCCAACATAACGGCGGCATGAAAACCGGGACGGTTCAGAGTTCTGTGATGTCACCATCCGCCGAGACCGACAGTTCGTCGTCGAAGACGCCCTCACCGACCCCCGATACTCCCACTACAGCCTCGTCACAGGGGACCCCGGTGTCCGCTTCTACGCCGGCTACCCCATCGAGTCGCCCGACGGGCAACGAATCGGGGCCCTCTGTGTCATGGACTCCTGCCCCCGAACCTTCACCGACGAAGACGCCCAGCTTCTCCGCGGCCTCGCCCAGAAAGCACAAGAAGAACTCTGGCCATCCATCAGTTGAGGTCCTCATATCAGACCCACTCCCGACGATCCGAATAGTCGTCGATAAGGTCACGACCGCGGCAAACTAAGAGCAGCCCAGCTATTAGGGGGTTCTTGGCCGAGCTGTTGTTGGCCGAGTGCGACGACCGCGACCGTCGGTGCTCCGTCCGCCGCGTAAGTGCGGCCGGGTTCCCCGGGATAAGTGGCTCGGGCACTGCGAATTTGACGCGAACACGAACATCAACCTCGCGACCATCAACACCCTCGCCACCGGCGACTGGGTCCGGCGCGGCCAGCTACTGTGCCTCATCGGTGATTCCGGCACCGGCAAGTTGCATCTGCTCATCGGCTTCGGCACCGCGGCGGCCGAGAAAGGGTTCCGGGTCAAATACACGCTCGTCGCCCATCTGGGCGTTGGAGTCCGGATTGCCCTAGAACGGGGGCCGGGATCGGTGTAGCGTCGGGAACGGTCGCCCCAGTCCTAGGTCGCCAGATCAGTGCGTGTGTTCCGTCTGACTCTGTGCGGAGGGTTCGCTCGCGCATTACCATCACGTTTCTTCGTTGGCGGTTTGGTGCCGCCTCGTAGCCAGGAAAACTGCTGGTCGGCAACTTAGGCGAAATCTGGAACTCGCCGCCCACGCCCGCCCTCACCGCCCGTTGTCGTCACGTTCGTGTTGACCCGGTGGTTTCCGACAACCCCGAGCGGCGGCGACACCGGCCGCCGCATCGATACCGACCCGTTGACCGTGCGTTCCGTACGCCGTGACGGCAGGCCCGAGCTTTGGAAGAGAGCACACAATGTTCGCTCCACTCACCAACACCACATTCGCCCACCCGGTCCCGGTTCGAAATGTCCCGACCGATCGTGACGCCCGGACCGAAGCCGATCGGACGAGCGCCCGGAATCGGATGAAGTACATCGCGTCACAGTTTGCGACCACGGACCAGTCCGCTACCGGGGTGGAGATCGCGGCGGCGTTTCATGATTACGTCACGGACTCCGACGACACTTTCGCTTCGCTCCTCCTGGCCCGACCTGCCGGGCGACGCCCGGGAGTGCCTGCGCTGGCCTTCATCGCGGAACCGGAATGCGGGACAGTGTTTGTTGCCCGGCACATCGCGGCCGCTCTCGTCGCCCACAACTTCGTCGCCGTGTCTCTTCTCCGCACCGACGATCCGATTACGACGAGGATGATCCGGGTCTTGGAAGACATCGTCCCGGACGTGTTCCTCGCGGTCTCAAAAAACGGTCGCGACGTTTGGGATGGTGTTCCTGCGGCGAGTGTTGTCGCCGTCCTGACGCCGACGGGCGTCTTCTTCGAGGCTCGTGAAGCCGTCCGGTTCGACCCCAGCCTGTCGCCGTCCGCCGCCCGCCGCACCCTCGTCGCCACTTACACCCCACGACGCTCTGAGGTTGCCTGGTAAGCAGTCGCCTCCGACGGCGTTCGTGAAGTACCTCCGTCCGCCGTTCACCGTGCCTGGCCCAATGTGCACGAGGACGGGGTGGGACCAAAGCCTCTGGCTCCGTCGAGCAAATGTCGTTTAGGTGGTCGTGTGAGTCGCAACTGTCGTGGACGTCTTTCTTTGAGTGCCGCGAGCGGTGCTGACATCCGTCGACCCGATCCTCGCTCACCGAATCCAGTTCACATTCTAGAATCGCAATCGGTTCAACCGCTCTTTGCACTTACCGGCTTACGGGAAAAAGGGGAACAGGATGGAATCAGTCAGTTCAGTGTTCTCGATGCTTTTGCTCGCCGTCATCGTCTTCGAGACGGTCATCAATATGAGGGTGCGGCAGGCCGTGCGGGGATCCCGTCAGCGCTACCTGCTGATGACTCAACGGAGGATCCTCAGTTGGACGGTCAACGTCGGATTCCTTCTCCAGGGCATCATCGGTTTCTTCCTCGGGCAGCCTTTGGCTGTCGTCAGTGTCATCTTCGGCGTCTGCTTGGCGTATCTGGAGATCAAGAATCACAAGGACGACGACGACTGGTTCAACGGCCGGATGAAGAAGATCTGGAAGAGCGTCAGGAAGGCTTTCACTGTCCGGATCAGAGTGCCCTCGCCGTCCTCTGCGCCTTCGCCCGTGTTCGGGTGAGGCGCAGGAAAAGTGATCGTGTGGGTGGGGATCCGTCCCCGAAAACAAGCATCCGCTGGACACCAAAGGTCGCTGGCCTCGCGGGTGAATCGTATCGGGGTTACCACCAGCAACAACGAGGTCAGCGTCGACCTTGCCTGGACCCTGTCCGGGCCGACACCGACGATGCCGGTGCGTGTGGAGAGCCTCGATCGAGGCTCTCTCCTCTGTCGACCTATTTTCTCGTTCACCGGCGTCGCGGGACTCAGGGCCCGACGGTCGTGCGGGACCACCCGACCGCAGGCGCCTCTTGGCCCACAGGAAGCTCTGGTGCTGAGCGTGATGGCTTGACGTGCTCAGGCCCACCACCCCGGTCGGACCTTCTGGCGTGTTGCCGCCGCGTTAGGGTGGGGTGCGGCTGGCACCCAGACCTTGCGCTCCGTGGCTGAATGTTTTCGGGAACGCTTCTGGTTGGAGACCGTATGAACTCTGCGACTGCACGGCTTCTGGATGCTGTGGTGTGTGATGGGTGATGGGGTTGTGTTCGCGGCGGCGGCGTCCGCGTTGTCTGCCGCGCGGGGGCGTGGTGATGATTTGTCGTCCCCGTTCGTGGTGGTGGTGGGGGTGACGGGGGCGGTGGTGTCGACGTTGGGGGATCCGTTGGGGTCGGAGACGTTGTCGGCCAGTGATGAGCGTGCGGCGCGGTTGGATGAGATCCAGATCGATTTGGGGGAGGGCCCCTGTTGGCAGGCCTTGTCGACTCGGCGTCCTGTTCTGGAGGCGGATCTTGGGTCCACGTCGAATGGGGGGTGGCCGTTGGCGTTGCAGGAGATGAGAGGTGCCGGTTTCGGTGCCGTGTTCGCGTTTCCGATGATCGTGGGAACGATCCCGGTGGGGGCGGTGGATTTGTATTCGGACACGCCCGGCCCGCTTTCTGAGACGCAGGTGCGGGATGCGGGCTTGTTGGCGGCGATCCTGGCCCGGAAGGTTCTGGGGTGGGCGTTGTTGACAGCTGACACGGTGGCCGAGGAAGGTGAGGTTCAGGGTGTGTTTTCGCGTCGGGAGGAGCATCAAGCGACTGGGATGCTCATCGCGCAGTTGCGGGTGAGCGCGGCGGATGCGCACCTGGTTTTGCGTGGGCACGCCTACGCGACCGGGCGGAGCGTCTTGGATGTGGCCACCGACGTCCTCAACCGGCACCTTGATTTCACCGACACACCCACCGTATGAACGTCACACCGATGAAGGACACCATGACTGATACTCGCGAGGCGCAACTCCTTCACACGTTCGTGACTTTGGCGGACTCGTTGGTCGGGGGGTACGACATCATCGATCTTCTCCAAACGTTGGTCGACCAGACCACCTCCCTGTTTGATGCGGCCGCGTCCGGGATCCTCCTCGGCCCGGATGACCGGAGTTTGGAGGTGATCGTGTCCACGAGTGAGCAGAGCAAGTTCATTGGTCTCATGCAGTTACGTGCCGGCCAGGGCCCCTGCGTGGAAGCGGTCACGACGGGGCAGGTGGTGTCGGTGGAGAATGTGGCAGAGATCAAGGACCGGTGGCCGCTGTTCGCTGAGGACTCCGCGGATTCCGGGTTCGTGTCCGTGCACGCGATCCCGATGCGGCTGCGGGACTTGACGATAGGGTCGTTGAACTTGTTCCGGAACACCGAAGGGCCCCTGAACGGTATCGATGCTTTAGCCGCGCAGGCTCTGGCGGATGTGGCCACGATCAGCATCCTCCAGGAGCGGACCATCCATGATTCCGCGCTCGCGCAAGCACAACTGCAACGCGCCCTGGAAAGCCGTGTCCTGATCGAGCAGGCCAAGGGGGTCGTTGCCCACACCCACAACCTCGACATGGACACCGCGTACCGGCTCATCCGCCACCACGCCCGGACCACGCAAACGAAACTGTCCCTCGTCGCCGCCGGGGTCACCGATGGAACCCTTGACATTCCGCTGAGCAGCCCCACGAAGTAACGGTGCACGCTCCCTGACACGTTAGGTAGTGGAGGGTCCTGGGTGTAGCGTTTTTCGTGGTTGCCCCGGTCCTAGGTCGCTAGATCAGCAGTTTCTGCATCTGAGCGAAAGGACACCGTGTGACGCAACCCCTCGAACACGTTTTGAAGATTTCCGCGGCCGTGCCGGGTACAGCTGGTGGGTCATGGTGAGCCTCTACCTCAGCGAGCCCGGTGTTCGCCCGTACCGGAACCAACGGTTGCGCGGGCGGCGATGGGTGTTCCGGGAGCGCGTCACAAATGCGCCACCCGTGGGGGTGCGGCCGTTTTCCTATGCCGACTTCTTCACACCCCAACCCGTGCAGGAACTGGAAGCACCGGCGGGATCGGCGGGAGGATGGGAAGACGGCGTCAAAGGATTCATGGTGCCCCTGCTGGTGGGAGGGAAGCGTGCCTTTGACCAGGTCGCAGCCGTCGGTGTGCCCTCCCGAACGGGGAGGGCGGTCGTTGCCGGTGACCGCCTTGCATCCACCCAGCTCGTGACG
This region of Frondihabitans sp. PAMC 28766 genomic DNA includes:
- a CDS encoding ParA family protein, with amino-acid sequence MTTMTVNVIDRGALERVIAVINGKGGVLKTTLTANVAGLLATSGYRVLVVDLDPQGNLAEDLGYTDDSRDDKGRSLAQALMFGGGAAPVVGVRPNLDVLVGGSVLDQATAGLSSRANKDPDGAKLALAQLLVPLAGDYDMILIDCPPGDETLQTAAVAAARWALVPVKTDKSSRKGLGAVAARLDAVLAINPTLDLLGVVLTAVGSGATAVQREAREQIAALFNSDHDVVFTATVRHSEATAQATRERGLLVHELDEQVRKGPKWYEIRRGDAKAQAQAPRSASSVADDLQAVAQEIVFRMTAAEALEVTA
- a CDS encoding IS3 family transposase (programmed frameshift); the protein is MARKNYTDEFRRRAVELYESAPGATLKGIAVDLGISRGALKEWVGNLGSGMITVGASTVSTAGRPESQSARIVRLEAENVALTAEARKLATERDILRQAAKYFGRGDELVNRFQFVEDHKDAYGVKRLCEVIEVARSSFYAWLAAAPGRSARVAADEVLAERIRVVQDPEQGGDRAYGAPRVTADLNEGAAPEERVNRKRVARVMREHQLAGIRLRRRVTTTIPDQSGRRFPDLVQRDFTAAEPNQRYVGDITYLPIGDGSNLYLATVIDLCSRKLAGWQIADHMRVGLVEDALHVAAHDRGSLAGAVFHSDHGSVYTSKAYVTLCKELKVTQSMGGIGSSADNSLAESFNATLKRELLEGRPTFPDQGTAYRAVFRWANRYNTRRRHSAIGNISPNAYEAALSASLTEAA
- a CDS encoding IS30 family transposase; its protein translation is MPRGGANRASLAVKRRYFELIRQGLSGYAASTEVGVSLSCGSLWFIDAGSVHVHEIAPVNPRYFSQDDRIEIAEGLAAGEAVKGIAARIGKSFQSVYREISRNRKENGRYQPWFAHNQAHQRRRRPRRRLFEADLKLREVIAQKLQKRWSPEQISRWLKRRYPRRPGWHVCHETIYDGIYRSLIVPANPANLRTARVYRHQHGRGRSRTGSLKQSTTMKSIHDRPAHVESRRYAGSWEGDLIIGAWQRSSIITLIDRRTRVTKLVRVGDDHSAQTVGDALISAFRHLPASLRRTLTWDQGNELFHHPRIEEATGIKIYFADAHSPWQRGSNENLNGLLRQYFPKGTDLSQWSQEHLDSVAQELNDRPRKVLGDLTPHQAMRRLGHTKRTHLIRNDR
- a CDS encoding integrase core domain-containing protein, whose amino-acid sequence is MGLFKNEAIRNGSPFRTGALKGLADVEEVTFDWVSWYNNDRLHSFLGDVPPDEFEANYYAGKTGPSADEAANITAA
- a CDS encoding GAF domain-containing protein, with the protein product MRRDRQFVVEDALTDPRYSHYSLVTGDPGVRFYAGYPIESPDGQRIGALCVMDSCPRTFTDEDAQLLRGLAQKAQEELWPSIS
- a CDS encoding GAF and ANTAR domain-containing protein, which codes for MGDGVVFAAAASALSAARGRGDDLSSPFVVVVGVTGAVVSTLGDPLGSETLSASDERAARLDEIQIDLGEGPCWQALSTRRPVLEADLGSTSNGGWPLALQEMRGAGFGAVFAFPMIVGTIPVGAVDLYSDTPGPLSETQVRDAGLLAAILARKVLGWALLTADTVAEEGEVQGVFSRREEHQATGMLIAQLRVSAADAHLVLRGHAYATGRSVLDVATDVLNRHLDFTDTPTV
- a CDS encoding GAF and ANTAR domain-containing protein, which gives rise to MNVTPMKDTMTDTREAQLLHTFVTLADSLVGGYDIIDLLQTLVDQTTSLFDAAASGILLGPDDRSLEVIVSTSEQSKFIGLMQLRAGQGPCVEAVTTGQVVSVENVAEIKDRWPLFAEDSADSGFVSVHAIPMRLRDLTIGSLNLFRNTEGPLNGIDALAAQALADVATISILQERTIHDSALAQAQLQRALESRVLIEQAKGVVAHTHNLDMDTAYRLIRHHARTTQTKLSLVAAGVTDGTLDIPLSSPTK